One stretch of Armigeres subalbatus isolate Guangzhou_Male chromosome 2, GZ_Asu_2, whole genome shotgun sequence DNA includes these proteins:
- the LOC134210100 gene encoding uncharacterized protein LOC134210100, which yields MILPPSHPFTKAIIRSVHRSNMHVGAQTTLNAVRREFWIIRGKSTVKAIIRSCVKCSKLNARPIRQYMGDLPVCRLEAEYPFYRVGIDLCGPIAIKQRNKRSTVEHKGWIALFVCLETKAIHLEIVSELSTGAFMAAFDRFVSRRGKSSSVRTDNNFVGTVNLLKEWKEFIESNETQEHIQRASDAEIEWCFNPPEAPHFGGIWEANIRQTKSLLIKYTAGASLCFEELSTVLARIEAVLNSQPTTSLSDDPEDFEPLTPGHFLVFRPLTAIPRPEVTAQSKHARSRFEHINHIVQHFWDRWNSEYLSSLQQRYKWHKKVQVNEGQLVLIKKDNLPVQKWMLGRIVELFPGSDGVTRVVNVKTKNGIMRRSVSRLCFLPVDPELTVGREVFQRGEDV from the coding sequence ATGATCCTACCGCCGAGTCATCCCTTCACCAAGGCGATCATCCGCTCAGTGCATAGGTCCAACATGCACGTGGGCGCTCAAACCACGCTTAATGCCGTACGAAGGGAGTTTTGGATCATCCGTGGGAAAAGTACCGTCAAGGCTATTATTCGTTCCTGTGTCAAGTGCTCCAAACTCAATGCTCGCCCGATTCGTCAATATATGGGTGATTTGCCGGTTTGTCGCTTGGAAGCAGAGTACCCATTTTACCGAGTTGGTATCGATCTTTGTGGACCAATTGCCATCAAACAACGCAACAAGCGGTCAACGGTCGAGCACAAGGGTTGGATCGCACTTTTCGTCTGTCTGGAGACCAAGGCGATCCATCTTGAAATCGTCAGCGAATTATCGACCGGAGCATTCATGGCAGCATTTGACCGATTCGTCAGCCGACGAGGTAAATCATCATCCGTCCGGACTGACAATAATTTTGTCGGTACAGTAAACTTACTGAAGGAATGGAAGGAGTTCATCGAGAGCAACGAGACTCAAGAACACATCCAGCGAGCCAGCGACGCCGAAATTGAATGGTGCTTcaatcctccagaagctccacaCTTTGGCGGAATTTGGGAGGCGAACATTCGGCAAACCAAGTCTCTACTTATCAAGTACACTGCTGGAGCATCTCTATGTTTCGAAGAATTGTCGACTGTATTAGCACGTATCGAAGCCGTTTTAAACTCCCAACCAACAACTTCGCTATCAGACGATCCAGAGGACTTCGAGCCGCTGACTCCGGGTCACTTTTTGGTCTTCCGGCCTCTAACTGCCATTCCTCGTCCGGAGGTAACTGCCCAATCGAAACATGCAAGATCACGCTTTGAGCACATAAACCACATCGTCCAGCACTTTTGGGACCGCTGGAACTCGGAATATTTGTCGTCGTTGCAGCAAAGGTACAAGTGGCACAAGAAAGTACAAGTGAACGAAGGACAACTGGTACTCATCAAGAAAGACAACTTACCAGTACAAAAATGGATGCTCGGTCGAATTGTGGAACTGTTCCCAGGTTCCGACGGCGTTACGAGAGTAGTCAACGTTAAGACGAAGAATGGAATTATGCGAAGATCAGTATCGAGATTATGTTTCCTCCCAGTCGACCCAGAGCTAACAGTTGGAAGAGAGGTCTTCCAACGTGGGGAGGATGTTTAA
- the LOC134210101 gene encoding uncharacterized protein LOC134210101, giving the protein MRKQFEAMLAKAGFKLHKCCSNREEVLGDLTADKLEQKVLFSEEGRTKTLGLTWQPSQDIFGFEIPSAAFSEGTPTKRKVLSDISKLFDPLGFAGPVIMTGKLLMQELWKQKQTWDEALGAKEEKMWYEFRRQLQQMEGLKISRCVLPLRNTISVELLGFSDASEKGYGACLYLRSRNIEGLVAIRLLCSKSHVAPLKANRATIPRLELCGAVLLAQLVDQVTRSLPVDIDQVKLWSDSTIALSWINTCPSKLEVFVANRVAKIVKVTRPSNWYHVGGHENPADLVSRGIMPSELQSAKLWWRGPMFLKDPENTWGKNVELIPEEELPELITITAMPVVTERFQLFDSCSSYNTMVRVIARIKRLFQNRKRSPVQQLRGEYTMHELRLAKLTLVRLVQKEVYPEVFAQLQSQTTMASSGSEDV; this is encoded by the exons ATGCGTAAGCAGTTCGAAGCCATGCTCGCCAAAGCTGGCTTTAAATTGCACAAATGTTGTTCCAATCGAGAAGAGGTTTTGGGGGATCTTACTGCCGATAAACTGGAGCAGAAAGTTCTGTTCAGCGAAGAAGGTCGTACGAAAACGCTTGGGTTAACTTGGCAACCCTCTCAAGATATTTTCGGCTTCGAAATTCCCTCGGCAGCGTTCAGCGAAGGCACCCCAACAAAACGGAAAGTACTCTCCGACATATCGAAGCTTTTCGATCCGCTAGGATTCGCCGGTCCAGTGATTATGACGGGAAAACTATTAATGCAAGAATTGTGGAAGCAGAAGCAAACCTGGGATGAAGCGCTGGGagcaaaggaagaaaaaatgtgGTACGAGTTTCGACGTCAACTGCAACAGATGGAGGGTCTCAAGATTAGTCGTTGTGTGCTTCCTCTCCGAAATACGATTAGTGTCGAACTACTGGGCTTCAGCGATGCGTCCGAAAAAGGTTATGGGGCTTGCTTGTATCTGAGGTCACGAAACATTGAAGGTCTAGTCGCAATAAGGTTGTTGTGTTCGAAATCGCATGTAGCACCACTCAAGGCAAACCGTGCCACGATTCCGCGCTTAGAACTTTGTGGAGCCGTACTGCTCGCTCAATTAGTCGACCAAGTAACACGATCCCTACCCGTTGATATCGATCAAGTCAAACTTTGGAGCGATTCAACAATTGCACTTAGCTGGATTAACACTTGCCCCAGCAAGCTTGAAGTTTTCGTTGCCAACCGCGTCGCCAAAATAGTGAAGGTTACACGGCCTAGTAACTGGTACCATGTCGGCGGCCATGAAAATCCCGCCGATTTGGTCTCGCGCGGAATAATGCCAAGTGAACTCCAATCTGCGAAACTCTGGTGGCGTGGACCGATGTTCCTGAAGGATCCTGAAAACACCTGGGGCAAGAACGTTGAATTAATTCCAGAAGAAGAGCTCCCTGAGCTGATAACAATCACTGCCATGCCGGTGGTGACGGAAAGGTTCCAGTTATTCGACAGCTGCAGCAGCTACAACACTATGGTGCGAGTTATCGCACGAATCAAGCGTTTGTTCCAGAATCGCAAAAGAAGTCCTGTTCAGCAGCTACGAGGAGAATACACCATGCATGAGCTTCGATTAGCCAAATTGACTCTTGTTCGCCTAGTCCAGAAGGAGGTCTATCCGGAAGTATTCGCCCAGTTGCAGAGCCAG ACAACCATGGCATCCTCAGGGTCGGAGGACGTCTAG
- the LOC134210102 gene encoding uncharacterized protein LOC134210102: MISSVCITCVLASLVKLQPSKLRKNLSSLWKALEARYENRRWLVDRHLAEIFQLKPIPSESSSSLRDLVNVVQKNLRALSSLKLNLDTLSESMVVHIVASKLDKQTHKDFESHLTGTNLVKWQDMVDFLQNRCRILENLEQDHKPAARVGSKPIGVKQLPKVLVSTREDDSKKSGAPRSVSSLRANTGGNESESQPGPSRVELCTISEVVDLVHPTNPVSMEASGPEAFRIPSSDVKANRVSRKVQLIASTDQALLHTAVVYIRGGNGELQECRAVLDSCAMSTFMTSACVQKLRLKPFPSDVSVVGFGGTGKKIAEAVVAEVSSKSSYFVSLSEFLVTPNITTKLPLQPFKTAQWEIPEWVELADPHFNLPARVEILFGILDWDKMMLSRSYQLSDGLPTLRKTVFGWVAGGPVIERRSYPVVQALPITNEQLDDQLSRFWQLEGYGQERIYGGDEQRAEEHYTSTHYRDESGRYVLALPFKNTEFELGDSSHMAHRRFLLLEKRLAKDHNLYSEYRKFMQEYFDLGHMEKVGTFNSAEPSNEECYFIPHHAVQRPESSTTKVRVVFDASAKSNNGVSLNDLLLVGPTLQPQLVNILLAFRIHKVVATTDVSKMFRQISIREEDRRFLLILWRPRPEEELCIYRLTTVTYGTACAPYQATRTLFQIFEDEANNFPLAAQFGKKSNYVDDALFGAETVKEFL; encoded by the exons ATGATCAGCAGCGTTTGCATTACTTGCGTTCTTGCCTCTCTGGTGAAGCTGCAACCATCGAAACTCCGGAAGAATCTTTCTTCTCTGTGGAAAGCACTTGAAGCGCGGTACGAAAACCGTCGCTGGTTGGTCGATCGTCATCTTGCTGAAATCTTCCAACTAAAACCGATACCCAGTGAATCTTCTTCTTCCCTACGTGATCTCGTGAATGTTGTGCAGAAAAATCTTCGTGCTCTATCGTCATTGAAACTGAACCTTGATACACTTTCGGAGTCAATGGTGGTCCACATTGTCGCCTCCAAATTGGACAAACAAACCCATAAGGATTTCGAATCTCATTTAACCGGTACCAATCTAGTGAAGTGGCAGGATATGGTCGATTTTCTGCAAAATAGGTGCCGCATTCTGGAGAATTTGGAACAGGATCACAAACCTGCCGCTCGTGTCGGCAGCAAACCCATCGGTGtcaagcaacttccgaaggtattagTGAGTACAAGAGAAGATGATTCCAAGAAGAG TGGCGCCCCGAGAAGCGTTTCGTCTTTGAGGGCAAATACAGGAGGCAACGAATCGGAATCTCAGCCGGGACCTAGTCGAGTCGAGTTGTGCACAATTTCGGAAGTTGTCGATTTGGTCCATCCTACCAATCCTGTCTCGATGGAAGCGTCCGGACCAGAGGCGTTTCGTATTCCGAGCAGCGATGTGAAAGCGAATAGAGTGTCAAGGAAGGTCCAGCTTATCGCATCCACTGATCAGGCCTTACTGCATACTGCTGTTGTCTACATTCGTGGTGGAAATGGTGAGCTGCAAGAGTGCCGAGCAGTTCTAGATTCCTGTGCGATGTCGACGTTTATGACGAGTGCGTGTGTGCAGAAACTACGACTGAAACCGTTCCCATCTGATGTTTCTGTTGTTGGATTTGGAGGAACAGGCAAAAAAATTGCCGAAGCTGTTGTTGCCGAGGTGAGTTCGAAATCATCCTACTTCGTCTCACTGTCGGAGTTTCTCGTTACCCCCAATATAACAACGAAATTGCCACTTCAACCATTCAAAACTGCACAATGGGAAATTCCAGAGTGGGTCGAATTGGCCGATCCGCACTTCAACCTACCAGCACGTGTGGAAATACTGTTCGGCATATTGGATTGGGACAAAATGATGCTAAGTCGAAGCTATCAACTTTCGGATGGTCTACCTACCCTCCGGAAAACAGTGTTTGGGTGGGTTGCCGGAGGTCCAGTAATTGAAAGGCGTTCATACCCTGTTGTACAAGCGCTTCCGATCACGAATGAACAATTGGACGATCAACTTTCGAGGTTCTGGCAATTGGAGGGTTACGGTCAAGAGCGGATCTATGGCGGAGATGAACAAAGGGCTGAGGAACATTACACTTCGACTCATTATCGTGACGAAAGTGGTCGTTACGTACTCGCTCTGCCATTCAAGAATACGGAGTTTGAACTTGGCGATTCCAGCCATATGGCTCATCGCAGATTTCTTCTGCTCGAAAAGCGACTAGCCAAGGATCACAACTTGTACTCCGAGTATCGAAAGTTTATGCAAGAGTACTTTGACCTGGGGCACATGGAGAAGGTCGGAACGTTCAATTCCGCTGAACCATCCAACGAAGAATGTTATTTTATCCCGCATCATGCTGTGCAACGGCCGGAAAGCAGCACCACAAAGGTACGGGTAGTTTTTGATGCCTCCGCTAAAAGCAACAACGGAGTGTCATTGAACGATTTGCTACTTGTTGGACCAACACTGCAACCTCAACTGGTGAACATTTTGCTTGCTTTTCGTATCCACAAAGTTGTCGCTACTACAGATGTGTCGAAAATGTTCCGACAGATCTCCATCCGAGAAGAAGATCGTCGTTTCTTGTTAATTTTGTGGCGACCCCGTCCCGAGGAAGAACTTTGTATCTACCGACTCACAACCGTGACTTACGGTACAGCCTGTGCTCCATACCAAGCCACTCGAACCCTATTCCAAATTTTTGAGGATGAAGCCAATAATTTTCCGTTAGCAGCACAGTTTGGGAAGAAGTCTAACTACGTCGATGATGCACTTTTCGGTGCAGAAACGGTCAAAGAGTTCCTGTAA